Below is a genomic region from Flammeovirgaceae bacterium SG7u.111.
ACCTAAGTTTATTTTCCCATAACGATATTCAATACGCTTCATATGGACATCACTGGTAAAAGAAACAATGTTGTCTCCACTATGTAATCTGATATTGCCAAAAATTGCATCGGACTCAGTGGTTATTGTAAAGTCCCCAACACCATTGCTGTTTATTAGCTTAGTTAAAGATTCTTTTGGGGTAACTCCGTCTTCATATGTGAAAACAGTTCCCTTATTAGTGATGTCGGCATTATAAAGTGTTAGACTATAACCAACACCCGTATAATTTGGGTCCATTTGGTCTAAGGTTCCATCTAGAAGTGAAAAGCTGTTTACTACTTTGATAAGATTAGTCGACCAAGAGTTAACATTTTTCCCTGAACCTGTTTTAAATGTTGATAGGTTTGAACCGCTAGGATTCACCCCTTTAGAAGGCTCTTTGGATGCCAAATAGAGTGTAGCCCCAGGCTTGTTGATAGTTAGGTTATGTAGTGGATATTCCCACTTTCCAAAACAATCACTACTTACTGGATCCGTAAAGCCGAAATCTGCATCGTCGATTATAGCATTTATACCACCAGAATTATTTGCACCTCCTGCTTTGAATTCTGTAATATCGCCAATGTAGAAAATACCGTCTTCAGTGCCATCAAATATGGTAGTAGCTTGGTCATCATCGTATAATGCGTCATCCTCTATTGTGAAATTTCTTCCAATATATACATCAGCATTCATTGTTTTAAATCTTGCATTCGACTCAATAGTTAAATCATTTTTAACTACTAATGGCTGATTTGCTAATGTTTGTGGGCTAGATGTACCATCGGCTGCGGTTCCACCATTTAGTTTGATCCATTTGGTATTACCTGCCGTATTTCTCATTTCAACATCCCAGAATGGAGCACGAGATGTAACAATGAAATCATTTGAGTTGTCGATTTCCATTATTACTGTGCCTCCAGAAACATTGATATTGCCAGGGTCGCTATTTATAAATATACCGCCTCGACTATTTGGTGATACTACATGTAGTATTCCTCCAGTCATTGAGAATACGTTACCCGGGAAAGTAAGATTGAAGTTGTAATAACCAGTTGCAGTAGACCCACCTAATACATTGGTAGTGCCTCCTGTTTGGGTGTACCCGCCAATATGCTGAGCACCTAATACAGAAGTTCTGATTTGGTTTGTATTTAAGATTCCTCCTTCAACAATTAAGCTACCGTTTTCTCTTAATGTAAATCCGCTATTAACTAGAGCTTCAAAAATTCCACTGGTTATTTTTGCTGTACCATAAGGTACAATAGCAGTTCCCTCATCTTTAGTAACTGATCCACCATCAACCCAAATGGCGGCAGCGGCTGAAATATTGTAATTACTTGCTCTACTTAATTTTGGGATAACTACGTTAGGACCAATTTTCAAAGTACCCCTAAGAAGGCCAATCGCATTGTCGTTGGAAGTAAGTTGAGAATTATCTGAGTGATTATGACTGGCATAGCCATACAGTTTGAAATAGCTTTCTTGGCTTGCGTCTATTTGCAATGTATAAGTAGCATCAGTTCCTTTGTCAATCTCAATCCTATAAAATACTGTTTCTCCATAGCATTGAAGTATTTGGTCTCTTGTATCATGCAGGAAATTTACATCTACTATTCCGTTCGTGGCTTCTGTAGAATAATTTGCAGCACCACGGTTTGTGAATTTTACAACTCCTTTGTTATTAGTGAAATTGCTGAATAAGTTTAATTGGTGTCGGGCATTCCCCTCACCCGTTAAAAGAGAGCCTTCATTAAGGTTGTCACCTCTAACGGTAAAGTTGCCAAATACATCTATTGTTAAGTCCGTAGTAGAAGTATTGTCATTGATCATTAAAGTCCCTTTGTCCACGGATACATAACCATTTATTTGATAGTCTGACAATAAAACAGCCTCGTCAGCACCATTATCAAGTTTAAATTCAAGGTTGTTAAAAACCCTTTCTTGGTTAAGTAGTATTCCTGAGCCATGTACCTCTACTGTGCCTCCTACTAGGCTATCGGCAAATAAGGTTGTTTCACCGTCAGGGAAGTTATCTTCAGTACCACTTCCGGGGTTATATCCTGACATTTTGATAGTTCCGTCTCCTTCTATAGCAGTAAAGTCATGACCGTAAGAAGTTGTTAAATCTAAAATACCTTCTACTCTTACATTTGATACAGTAATGTTGTTGTTCGTGCTTTGGATTGTTACATTTCGAGAGATATTGATAACTACATTGTCTGTGGCACTAGGGATTTCACTAGATGGATTCAAATAGCTAGGGTTAGCAGCGCCATCTGCAGTCCATGTAGCAGGATCATTCCAGTTTCCTGTTTGGTAAGAATACCAAGTTCTATTATCTCCACCTTCAATAGGGCTGTTTGTTTCATCTTTTGTACCAACAGTATAAATACCCGTTAGCGAGAGGTTCGCATCGCTTACTTCAAAATTCAACTTATCTCCATTTACGGTTATGTTGTCAACTGTCACTTCTGCATACTCAGCACCATCCCATTTCAAAAGGGCATAGTTAGTGATGTTTTGAGGGTATTTTCCATCAATCCCATCACCAAAATCGAAAGTGATCGTAGCTCCTAAGCTACCTGTCTTTTCAATGTACCAAGTTCTAGCCCACCTTTGTTCTATTCCAGCGGCAAGGCTATCTGCGGTAACCAAGTTTGTTGTGTTATTATGACCAGCAATGATATATTCATCATCATCTAAAGAACTATTATATGGACTTAAGATAAGGCCAGTTGAATTTGCAAGCTCGTGTGAACCATCAGCGGTTTTTCCAATACCAATTACATCAAAGTCATATCCATTATCGTCTCCACTATATAGTTCGTTTGCTCCAAGTGTGATGCCATATTTAGCTGAAAGATAATTGTTTAAGATGTTTTTTTGAGCATTGTTTAGCTCAGAATTGAAGATGATTATTTCCGCAATTTGTCCCTCGTAATTTTGATTGGCATCATATCCTCCATCTAAATCATCCTGTTCAGCTCCAATAACAAGTGAGCCTCCATTTGAGATAGATGCTCCTGTTTTAAGTGAAGAGGTACTTACGGTATCTCCGTCTTGTAGCACAACGAGGTCTCCATCAGAACTTTTCCATGTAGTTCCGAGTATACCCCAAGACCCATTACTAAAATCGGCTCCACTACTAATATTTGATCCATCAATATATACCCTTACATTTTTAGGATAAAACATTATAAACTCATTATCTTCTGAGCTTGTATTATAGGATACCAATGCTTCTTGCCCATTACTATTGGTATTTAGAACTATAAAAGCACTTATAGCCGCAGTTGGCATGGAAGAAAATGGATTCAATACGAGTCTATTATTAGTCGAATTGAATTCAGCTGCGGGAAGACCATTTACTTGGTTTGCATTGAAAATTGGTTCTAAACCAGCTTCTGTTAAGAAAGTGAAGTTATTACCAGAATTTTCTGACCATGAAGAAATACCATCCCCATCAGAAAGACTGAGCTGGCTTGCATCTAGCCAAATAACATTTTCAGGTTGCCCATTTGCACCTGTACTATTACCTATACCCCCAGGTCCTGTTTGAGCCATGGTAGTCAAGCTTGATAAAAGTAAAAGCAGTATAATAAATATTTGCTTTGTGTGTGTTGTAGATTCGTTTAGCATAGTTGTCGAACTATTTATATAACCTTTGATTAATATTAATAACCTGTTTTTCGATATAATTTTAGTATGAGGTTCAATTAGGATGCCCTCAATTCCTATGATTTCAAGTTAACGGGGCGTAAGTAGGCTTATTGTTTATTATTCAGAAGATTACTTATGATAAATGCTGGATAATAGTAAAATAGCAGTTTATTATTTGGTTTGATAGGTGTGTTGAAAATTTTACCAAAATATTACACTGATTTGGTAAAATGTATTTTGGTTTAACTGGCCAAGTTCAATATGCTAACGGCTATTAGAGTATTTAATTATTACAATTTTTTCACTTCTTATTGCAATTTCCATTACTTTACAAAGAGGTTAATAAAAATAGTTTTAGCTGTATAATAGCATGGGGCAATTATGATGTTTGGAGTTTGGCGAGCTATCATGAAAAACAATACTCAATGCATACAATGTTAAATATTTAACTGGCATATAAACAGTTACTTGTATGAGGATTTAGCCCCTTGCTAAATTTGATACTAGAAGTTTCTATCTGTGGTGAGGGAGTGTTTGTCGGATGCTGGTTTTAGGTTCTTTTTAGGAAAGATATATTTTTTGACTTTCACTATTTTCTATAAAAAAAGCTTATTCCTATTTTGGGTTTTGTATTAAAATACACTGTGGAGAGTCAGGTCTTTTAGTAGTGTTTTTTGTGATTTTTAATGAAACCTTACTTAAGGGCTCGAAAGTATAGTGTGAACAAATGTAAACAGGAGTTTAGTTTGCCCAAATTGGGAATAATAAAATTATCTATGGAAGAAGTGAATTCCCTGTGAATGATCTCTTTATGTTAAGATAGGAATAGCTTTTTTTTTAATCTCTATCAGAAGTATTAATAGAAATTGCTGATTAAATATTCTGTATTAACCTATTTGTGTATATACTTTTTAAGTGTAAAAGCTGTTTTTCGAAATTATCAATTGAGAAAGCTAGTTGAGCGTATTTGGCATTGTTGTCCTGACATTGATTAGGAGCCAATTCTTCGGTGTTTTATCTCTTTCATATTTCAAAAAAGTGGATATACATATGCAATCACTACATTGTGCCATCTAAAATTTTATGGGAAGCGGTGACATATATCAACAGAAGTAGCGTATTTGTTAATGATTCTTAATAAGAAACAAACTTTGAATCCATGACTAACAACAACACTAAACTTCTGATCATCTTCATTTCCATTTTTTTATTTGGATATGGAGAAGCTTTGGCCCAATGGGTGCCTGGTTACACAAATAGGATACCGCTTACCATCAAAGGTGAGAATATTGGCGATGGGGTAGCCCCCGAAAACCCTATAGAAGGGATTACCTTTCTTATTTCACTTACTGACGATGTCGGCTTTAGGTTAGCGGAGCTCGCTCACACTTCTTTTGCGGGAAAGGTACAACATATCAATGGCTTTGATATCATATTTGCTGAACCCGATGGAACAGTGCTACCCCATGGTACATTGGTCTATGATCGAACCAATGGCGATTTTAAAGCATGGGTAAAGCTGGGTCTTGTAGAAGAGCAAGACAAAACCTTTTATCTATATTATGGTAATCCAGGCGTAAGTGTCGATCCGTCCACTACAGATATTTGGGGAGAGGAGTACTTGGCCGTATTAGGTTTGGATGATGCGAATGCTGCAATAGGTGGCAATCCAGCAAACTTCAATGGTGACCTTAAAAATATAATAGATGCTTCTGGTAAAGGAAACCATGGGGTAAATAATGGCTATTTAGATGTGAATGGGCCTCATTTGGCAACTATAAATGGGAATGGCAAAATTGGTTCATCCCTTGCTTTTAATACAGATGAACAATCTGATGGGGTTTTGTTTGACCCAATAGATGTTACCAACGATTTGCCTCGTAATCAAATGACTATTTCTGCTTGGATATGGCCAAATGGAACGGGAGCAGGTGATGATGGTATTGAAGGAACGGGCGATGATCCTATAGCTGCTGGAAATGATGCAGGTTCTGACGGGCGAATTATCTCCAAAGCTAGAAATGGAACAGCCATTGCCGAACACGTTTGGATGCTTAATGTACAAGATGGTAGGTTGCGTGCTCGGATAATGACCGATGATAATGGTGTAGTTCAGCTTTTTGCCGATAATAATGAATCTAACCTTGTGCCAAATGAATGGAACTATGTAGCCTTTGTGTACGATGGTGAAAATATGAAGCTTTTTGAGCGCGATCAGATGATCACTTCAGTCGCTCAAAATGGAGATATTTCTATCGATCCTGAAGCATTTGTTTCTATTGGTACTCAGCCTATCAAAAAAAATAATACAGATCAGTGGATAACCAACTCGGACGATTACCGCTTTGATGGGATGATTGACGAAGTAAGGGTGGCTCAAGCGGTTCGCCCAGACGAATGGTTGGTTACTGAGTTTAATAATATCAATAACCCAGGTGGATCGATTGAAACCCCTGGAGGCGAAGAAATCTGTAATGCCGAAGGAGGTTCAGTGTTTCCTGCTAACTTGACCATAGACCCTTTTGGTGAAGTAGATTTGACACTTCAAGGGTATTCGGGAGCAGGTACACCAACTTACCAATGGCAAATTTCTTATAATGGCGTTGATTTTACCGATATTCCTAGCGCCAGCCTTATCGATTACCACACCGACCCATTAAGCTCTACTACCTTTATAAGAGTGCTTACTACCGATGACGATTGTACCGTCGCCTCCGAAATGGCTCGCATTGATATTAATGCGCCTTTTCCAGCGGGGTGCTACCAATACAGGAAAAAAATCACCATTAGCAACGACTTGTTTTCAGGAAATGAAACGTTGACAGACTTTCCATTCTTGGTTGAGGTTACGGATAATGATTTGAAAGGAGTGTCTGGAAAAGTGTTGAGTCCCGAAGGGCTTGATATTTTGTTTACCGCAGCCGACGGTTCGACCCCACTAGATTTTGAACGAGTTTCTTACGATAGACAAGAAGGGAGTTTTTCAGCTTGGGTGAAAATCCCTGCGCTCACCAATGGGGTTCTCCCAGAAATATACATGTATTATGGAAACCTTTCTGAAACAGACCTTTCTACTACGGCTACTTGGTCAGCGGCTTATAAAGGTGTTTGGCATTTAGATAGCCATTTAGAAAGTGCTACTGATGCTACCGACCGAAATGGATTGAATTTCGGGACAGTTAATACCGAAGGAATGGTTGGGGATGCCCAATTGTTCAATGGCAATGACTATATAAGTGTGGCAGATAATACTGATTTTAGGTTTACAGCGACCGATGACTACACGGTTTCGTTTTGGATGTATCAAGATGAGAAGCCTGGTGAAGAAATGGGGATTGTGACGAAGGCGGGGGAATCCAATGATTATTATGGTTTTTGGAACGAGGCAAATGACAAGTGGGATTTTGCCCAAGATGGCCCTACCAATTACAATGCCCGCATCCAAAGCTGGCACTATATTATAATGGTACAAACAGGTGGTTCAAAAAAAGAACTGTACGTTGACGGGCAACTTTGGACCACAGAAGGGCTTGCTGCCGATGCTGATGGGCTTGGTGATTTGGTGTTTGGGGCAAATAAAAAGAATGGAGTCCAATTTGAAAATTACTTCTCTGGAAAATTGGATGAGATTCGTATTCAAAATAGGGCGGTAACGGCTGAATGGGTTGAAGCAGAGTACAATAATCAGCATACCCCAGAAGCAAGTTATACATTAGGTATTGAAGAGTCGAATGAAGATGTGAAAGGGGGGACAGCTGTGGCAGACGACGAATTTGTATTGGAAGGAGGGCAAACTACCATTAGGCTTTCAGGCCAATCGGCTGGGGCTATTCAGTGGCAAAGCTCAACTGACAATGAGACATTTACCGATATTCTAGGTGAAAACGGAACAATCTTGGAAACAGGTGCGCTAACCGTCACCACATATTTCAGGGCGCTCATTGATATAAGTGAAATTTGTAACGAAGTAGTTTCTCGTTTGGCAGTGGTAGACGTGGGCGGTCCTTTCCTGCCATGTTACCGCTTTAGAAAAAAGATTGCCATTGATGGGGATATGGTTGTTGGCAACGAGGTATTGACAGATTTTCCTTACCTATTTAAAATTACAGATGCAGATTTGGCTGCCAACGCTGGTAAGGTACACAGCCCCTTTGGCTATGATATAGCTTTTACAGCAGCGGATAGTTCGGCATTAGATTTCCAACTCGAAAAATACGATCCTTCAACAGGTGAGTTAGTCGCTTGGGTAAAATTACCTGCCATTTCTGCGGCGAACCCTCCTAGTATTTACATGAACTATGGAAACCCGACGGTAACTACTGACCAATCTTCCGATAATGTATGGTCGGGAGATTACGAAGCGGTTTGGCATTTTAATGAGAATTTGCAAGATGGGACAAGTAATGGGATTGATGGAACAAATAATGGAACACAGACCCAACTGGCAGGTCATATAGGAAGCGCTCAGTATTTTGATGGAGCAGATGACTATATTGATCTTTCTGCGAATGCCGATCTGAGCGATTTGTTGGGAGGAACGGCAATGGTTTCATTCTGGATGAAAACAACTCAGGCAGGAGCGAACAATCCAAAGTCTGCCCCTGGGCTTATGGGAATAACAGGTTCTTCGGAAGATATGTATTATGGTTATCTCGATGCCTCGAGCAGGGTTGGGGCAAGAGTAGGGAATGGGAAAAGTGCAAATAGTACCACCGTGGTAGGGGATGATGCATGGTATTTTGTAGTAATTCAGCGAGAGCATGTAAGTGGAGATATAAAGGTATATGTGGATGGACAGCTTGAAACTACCGAAAACTCTGTTTCTGGAATTAAAGGTGAATCGTTTGATAAGATAGGGACAATCGAAAATTCGGGAGTTTTCTTTGGGGGCAACCTCGATGAGTTGCGGATTCTCAATATCTTGAAATCAGCAGAGTGGATTGGGACGGAGTATAATAACCAAGCTGATCCTACATCTACTTATTCTGTAAGCAAAGAATACATAAACCACGATGTGAGTACGTTAGGAGGGGTTGCTTCGGCAAGTGATGACTTTATAGAAGCGGGCGAACAAGTAGATATTACCCTGATAGATTCAAATGGAGATATTCAATGGCAGTTTTCATCGGACGGATCAACTTTTACCGATATTTCAGGGGAAAATGCGACAGTGCTCCAGAATGTGCCAGCATCTTCTGTGGTAGGAACGTTCTATTACCGAGCTAAGGTGATCAGCGAAGGTTGCGAAGATTATTCTTCTATTGAAATATTACGAGTAATCGCCCCTTTTTCAGACGATTATGCGTTCAGGAAATTAATTACGGTGAACCCTTCGGGAACTTGTGGAGACACTCCACTGCCCAACTTCCCTGTATTGGTAAATATCTCCGCAGACCCAGACTTGGTGCATTTTGACGATGAGGTGAATGATAAGGTTTATACGTCCGATGGTTCTGATTTCGCCTTTACCGATGGCGATGGGGAAACAATTTTACCATACGATATCGAACATTACAATCCTGCTACTGGTGAATTGGTAGCTTGGGTGAGGGTTCCGCTTTACGATCCGTTGAACCCAGCAGTTTTCTACT
It encodes:
- a CDS encoding DUF2341 domain-containing protein; amino-acid sequence: MTNNNTKLLIIFISIFLFGYGEALAQWVPGYTNRIPLTIKGENIGDGVAPENPIEGITFLISLTDDVGFRLAELAHTSFAGKVQHINGFDIIFAEPDGTVLPHGTLVYDRTNGDFKAWVKLGLVEEQDKTFYLYYGNPGVSVDPSTTDIWGEEYLAVLGLDDANAAIGGNPANFNGDLKNIIDASGKGNHGVNNGYLDVNGPHLATINGNGKIGSSLAFNTDEQSDGVLFDPIDVTNDLPRNQMTISAWIWPNGTGAGDDGIEGTGDDPIAAGNDAGSDGRIISKARNGTAIAEHVWMLNVQDGRLRARIMTDDNGVVQLFADNNESNLVPNEWNYVAFVYDGENMKLFERDQMITSVAQNGDISIDPEAFVSIGTQPIKKNNTDQWITNSDDYRFDGMIDEVRVAQAVRPDEWLVTEFNNINNPGGSIETPGGEEICNAEGGSVFPANLTIDPFGEVDLTLQGYSGAGTPTYQWQISYNGVDFTDIPSASLIDYHTDPLSSTTFIRVLTTDDDCTVASEMARIDINAPFPAGCYQYRKKITISNDLFSGNETLTDFPFLVEVTDNDLKGVSGKVLSPEGLDILFTAADGSTPLDFERVSYDRQEGSFSAWVKIPALTNGVLPEIYMYYGNLSETDLSTTATWSAAYKGVWHLDSHLESATDATDRNGLNFGTVNTEGMVGDAQLFNGNDYISVADNTDFRFTATDDYTVSFWMYQDEKPGEEMGIVTKAGESNDYYGFWNEANDKWDFAQDGPTNYNARIQSWHYIIMVQTGGSKKELYVDGQLWTTEGLAADADGLGDLVFGANKKNGVQFENYFSGKLDEIRIQNRAVTAEWVEAEYNNQHTPEASYTLGIEESNEDVKGGTAVADDEFVLEGGQTTIRLSGQSAGAIQWQSSTDNETFTDILGENGTILETGALTVTTYFRALIDISEICNEVVSRLAVVDVGGPFLPCYRFRKKIAIDGDMVVGNEVLTDFPYLFKITDADLAANAGKVHSPFGYDIAFTAADSSALDFQLEKYDPSTGELVAWVKLPAISAANPPSIYMNYGNPTVTTDQSSDNVWSGDYEAVWHFNENLQDGTSNGIDGTNNGTQTQLAGHIGSAQYFDGADDYIDLSANADLSDLLGGTAMVSFWMKTTQAGANNPKSAPGLMGITGSSEDMYYGYLDASSRVGARVGNGKSANSTTVVGDDAWYFVVIQREHVSGDIKVYVDGQLETTENSVSGIKGESFDKIGTIENSGVFFGGNLDELRILNILKSAEWIGTEYNNQADPTSTYSVSKEYINHDVSTLGGVASASDDFIEAGEQVDITLIDSNGDIQWQFSSDGSTFTDISGENATVLQNVPASSVVGTFYYRAKVISEGCEDYSSIEILRVIAPFSDDYAFRKLITVNPSGTCGDTPLPNFPVLVNISADPDLVHFDDEVNDKVYTSDGSDFAFTDGDGETILPYDIEHYNPATGELVAWVRVPLYDPLNPAVFYLYYGSECDTDQPSKATWYDGFETVWHFNQSSDADGLTYEMLDATGFENHANSEGASVLSQVDAKIGKGIGMNLADESGAQYLSVDKQTNFSFTRDFSVSAWVKVAEANGDESIITKTNGADVDNHKFFLGVNSDYELLLKATTETDFVEITSSNTIVADTWYYLTATYDGTTLKGYINGEIAISTPLSGTMIHSGDDQVLIGKTWDNNYFQGEIDEVQFASTARSADWICHAYHNQANGGLSIGFDNEENQYTWKGGAAGNETSWAAPENWSGCRLPRDGGNIIIPEVDDYPVLDMDPTIGDLLIEENALLTLADRVLTIQGDVENEGSIVAGSSQVVFSGAEEQEISSIQVLGFYNFTLANAEGVSLETSISVANILNLSTGHLTTNGYEVLIENTGTSEVSGANADKFIITNGQGTLAQEGLGQGQREGDILFPVGTDTTSYTPLSIDNSTGTADRFDVGICDGVYREGTCETGTQITEKVVLKTWNVAEETPGGSDATITLGWDEGDEAADFSRDGLFMARHASDMVWDNFHTGSFITTSPFSLSVLGFSSFGSFGIGSDLSLLPVRLLSFDAEASENSVSISWETIDEIGGEVYTVQKSRDGKIFEPIAIKDGRNPDGAQAAYKVVDSQPWNGVNYYRLKIEEPDGKVTFSKIVVVNAKSNNLLVVYPNPITTEGLHYDLNVDGPVSIEVINAAGLVLKTMQFEEVPQTDRVIDFNSLKPGLYFVRFHTATNTYVEKVIKK